Proteins from one Caldisericum sp. genomic window:
- the nusA gene encoding transcription termination factor NusA: MIDIETLRNIEKDEGIPKEEIIEIIIESIKEAYKKHFGEENAVVKVNLAKGEIKLYAEKTIVEHVMNPITEISPKEALNFTDNPKVGEHVLIEIPIRTLSSSAVMAARQVFMQRIAERRKEHLVNLFANKKGTIVKGRVTRIKGRGSIGMSLEEGTQTVEGLLPYEEQIPNEHLIRGKEYDVYVKDVRLGDRNPLIILSRADPDFLAKLFEREVPEIAQKIVEIKGIVRAPGERAKVAVISKDLHVDPVGACIGPRGARINSVSKAINFEKIDIVRYSPNPEIFIANALSPAEVKKVEIIPNTKEANVYVEKKEAPVAMGKDGINVALASKLTGYNIHLVELEEGGVNEERK, from the coding sequence GTGATAGACATAGAAACTTTAAGAAACATTGAGAAGGACGAAGGGATTCCTAAAGAAGAGATTATTGAAATAATAATTGAATCAATAAAGGAAGCCTATAAAAAGCATTTCGGAGAAGAGAATGCTGTCGTTAAGGTGAATCTTGCAAAGGGTGAAATAAAACTTTATGCCGAGAAGACAATCGTCGAGCATGTAATGAATCCCATAACGGAAATTTCACCTAAAGAAGCTCTTAACTTTACAGACAATCCCAAAGTGGGAGAGCATGTCCTTATTGAAATCCCCATAAGAACTCTTTCTTCTTCTGCAGTAATGGCGGCAAGGCAGGTTTTTATGCAGAGAATTGCGGAACGCAGGAAAGAGCACCTTGTAAATCTTTTTGCAAATAAAAAAGGGACGATTGTTAAGGGCAGAGTGACAAGGATTAAAGGAAGGGGCTCAATTGGAATGAGTCTTGAAGAAGGGACTCAAACAGTCGAGGGTCTTTTACCTTATGAAGAGCAAATCCCTAACGAGCACCTTATACGTGGCAAAGAGTATGATGTTTATGTAAAAGATGTAAGGCTTGGCGACAGAAATCCCTTGATAATACTCTCGAGAGCCGATCCCGATTTCCTTGCAAAACTTTTCGAAAGGGAAGTCCCTGAAATTGCACAGAAGATTGTTGAGATAAAAGGGATAGTCCGTGCACCTGGAGAAAGGGCAAAAGTTGCAGTTATTAGTAAAGACTTGCATGTTGATCCTGTTGGTGCCTGCATTGGTCCAAGGGGAGCAAGAATAAATAGCGTCTCTAAGGCAATTAATTTTGAAAAAATTGACATTGTGCGATACAGCCCAAACCCTGAGATTTTCATCGCAAACGCCCTTAGCCCTGCCGAAGTTAAAAAGGTAGAGATAATTCCTAATACAAAGGAAGCGAATGTATATGTTGAGAAAAAAGAAGCCCCCGTTGCTATGGGGAAAGATGGGATAAATGTTGCACTTGCATCAAAATTAACAGGATACAACATTCATCTCGTCGAATTGGAAGAAGGTGGAGTAAATGAAGAAAGAAAGTAA